One Prevotella melaninogenica DNA window includes the following coding sequences:
- a CDS encoding glycoside hydrolase domain-containing protein: MTAWKGERIGLEFPLPEVVKGNLKLSMSCSNRLLSTATAHFLSAVITDDFQNCGNHPDSLQTWLMPDIIGDDSIKADDSMYGKSAWCTIEIPQNIKAGSYKLNLLLQQDGKTISTIPFTIKILNRKLTLSDNFHLNFWQQPYAVSRYYGVAPWSQAHLDILRPYMQLLARAGQRNASAILFYEPWGVQSNDKFDAMIETTRKADGTCSYDYTAFDRWISFLDSCGIDGDINCFSMVPWDMTFTYYDEASKSYKELKTTTDSKEYSDLWIPFLRSFAAHQKEKGWFDRTVIAMDERTLDAMQDAYRIAQEAAPGIKISLAGNYHKELVDKIYDYCIAWKQQFTPEDLALRNSKGWISTSYTACPDAMPNVGSNNEPIEATYLPLYCLANGFNGFLRWAWMNWTDNPMYDSRFKLFTPGDTYIVYPGNHSSRRFEHIIRGVQNVAKIETLRKEYKQKRNQKALQLLEDTLSQFKNPTPNDVELRESIYKIESLLNK, encoded by the coding sequence ATAACAGCCTGGAAAGGCGAACGTATCGGACTTGAGTTCCCATTACCAGAGGTGGTAAAGGGCAACTTAAAACTATCAATGAGCTGTAGCAATCGACTCCTGTCGACTGCTACAGCTCATTTTCTTTCTGCCGTTATCACCGATGACTTCCAAAACTGTGGTAATCACCCTGACTCCTTACAGACATGGCTCATGCCCGATATCATTGGGGATGATAGCATAAAGGCTGACGACTCAATGTATGGCAAGTCTGCATGGTGCACAATTGAGATTCCTCAGAACATTAAGGCAGGGTCCTACAAATTAAATTTATTGCTACAGCAAGACGGTAAGACTATCAGCACCATACCATTCACTATAAAAATACTCAATCGCAAGCTCACACTCTCTGATAACTTCCACCTCAATTTCTGGCAACAACCCTACGCTGTTAGTAGATATTATGGCGTAGCTCCTTGGAGTCAAGCGCATCTTGATATCCTCCGTCCTTATATGCAGTTGCTTGCACGTGCTGGACAACGCAATGCTTCAGCTATCCTCTTCTACGAACCTTGGGGCGTACAGAGCAATGATAAGTTCGATGCGATGATCGAGACGACACGAAAAGCAGACGGAACATGTTCGTATGACTATACAGCCTTCGACCGTTGGATTTCGTTCCTCGACTCTTGTGGGATCGATGGAGATATCAATTGTTTTTCAATGGTGCCTTGGGACATGACTTTCACCTATTATGATGAAGCATCAAAAAGTTATAAGGAACTAAAAACGACGACAGACAGCAAAGAATACAGCGACTTATGGATTCCATTCCTACGCTCCTTTGCTGCCCATCAGAAGGAGAAAGGTTGGTTTGACAGAACCGTCATAGCGATGGACGAACGTACCCTCGATGCTATGCAAGATGCCTATCGAATTGCACAGGAGGCAGCACCGGGTATCAAGATATCATTGGCAGGAAACTATCACAAAGAACTTGTCGATAAAATCTATGATTATTGTATTGCTTGGAAGCAGCAGTTTACGCCAGAAGACCTTGCTTTGAGGAATTCGAAAGGTTGGATTAGCACCTCCTACACGGCTTGTCCCGATGCAATGCCAAATGTGGGTAGCAACAACGAACCAATTGAAGCAACCTACCTCCCACTCTATTGCCTTGCTAATGGCTTCAATGGCTTCCTTCGCTGGGCATGGATGAATTGGACTGATAATCCTATGTATGACAGTCGCTTTAAGTTGTTCACACCAGGCGACACCTACATCGTATATCCAGGAAACCACTCAAGCCGCCGGTTTGAACATATAATAAGAGGTGTACAAAACGTTGCAAAGATTGAGACATTACGCAAGGAGTACAAGCAAAAAAGGAATCAGAAAGCCTTGCAGCTGTTAGAAGACACCCTTTCTCAATTCAAAAATCCGACACCAAACGACGTTGAATTGAGAGAAAGTATATATAAGATTGAGTCACTACTCAATAAGTAA
- a CDS encoding sialidase family protein — MYKKILLTVSLCASLLQVGAVGTEKSNNIKNDDGFTTIVFDRANSPVPYRIPAITETRKGTLLAACDFRLSHTDVGWNNRNGLWQINIVMRTSKDFGKTWSDTVCVAHGNEHAADPIRTAFGDPSIIADRTSDNVLLHCVAGKSAYQTATRQNPQHAYFFHSTDGGKTWDNGTDLTEMIHGLYDGKLPNGGNPDGIFLTSGKIMQSRYIRNGKFYRLYIAHPIRQKGVDRCGTFVIYSDDFGSTWHVLGTPSKAPSIAQDESKVEEMPDGSVLLSCRDVYGGRRFNIFTYKDAAKATGSWGEEVMPQNMTGKQVNACNGGILIVPAKRVADGKKLFVALQSVPLSARRDSVGFFYKELASYADYSTAHALGSNWKKGLRVTDESSCYSTMVLMKNQRIGFLYEVRGQNDGYDIEFKSLSLKAITNGEYDILPYVDRSKYMVDAAKAHQTKAPLAVKKKQVKRKK; from the coding sequence ATGTATAAGAAGATCTTATTAACTGTTTCCCTCTGCGCCTCACTCTTACAGGTAGGTGCAGTAGGAACAGAGAAGAGCAATAATATCAAGAACGATGATGGTTTTACCACCATCGTTTTTGATAGAGCTAACAGCCCTGTTCCTTATCGTATCCCAGCTATTACCGAGACACGTAAGGGGACACTGTTAGCAGCTTGCGACTTCCGCCTCAGTCATACCGACGTGGGATGGAACAACAGAAATGGTTTGTGGCAGATTAACATTGTTATGCGAACGAGTAAGGACTTTGGTAAGACCTGGTCTGACACTGTTTGCGTAGCGCACGGTAACGAACATGCAGCTGACCCAATTCGTACTGCTTTCGGTGACCCAAGTATCATTGCTGACCGTACGTCAGATAATGTATTACTTCACTGTGTAGCAGGTAAGAGTGCTTATCAGACTGCAACTCGTCAGAACCCACAGCACGCTTACTTCTTCCACAGTACTGATGGTGGTAAGACATGGGACAATGGAACAGACCTTACCGAGATGATTCATGGTCTCTACGATGGAAAGCTGCCTAATGGTGGCAACCCAGATGGTATCTTCCTCACATCAGGTAAGATTATGCAGAGCCGTTACATCCGTAATGGCAAGTTCTATCGCCTTTACATCGCACATCCTATCCGTCAGAAAGGTGTTGACCGTTGCGGTACTTTCGTTATCTATTCTGACGATTTCGGTAGCACATGGCACGTCTTAGGTACTCCTTCAAAGGCTCCTTCTATTGCACAGGACGAGTCAAAAGTTGAGGAAATGCCTGATGGTAGCGTATTACTGAGCTGCCGTGACGTTTACGGAGGCAGACGCTTTAATATCTTTACTTACAAAGATGCAGCGAAGGCAACAGGTAGCTGGGGCGAGGAAGTTATGCCACAGAATATGACTGGCAAGCAGGTAAATGCCTGCAATGGTGGTATTTTGATTGTTCCTGCAAAGCGAGTTGCTGACGGCAAGAAGCTTTTTGTAGCCCTTCAGTCAGTTCCACTCAGCGCACGACGTGATAGTGTAGGTTTCTTTTATAAGGAGTTAGCATCTTATGCTGACTACTCTACTGCCCATGCATTAGGTAGCAACTGGAAGAAAGGTCTGCGCGTAACCGACGAGTCTTCATGCTACTCAACAATGGTACTTATGAAGAACCAGCGCATCGGCTTCCTCTATGAAGTACGCGGACAGAATGACGGCTATGACATTGAGTTCAAGAGTCTGTCATTGAAGGCGATTACTAATGGAGAATATGATATTCTTCCTTACGTTGATCGTTCTAAGTACATGGTCGATGCTGCTAAGGCACATCAGACCAAAGCACCACTTGCAGTAAAAAAAAAGCAAGTGAAAAGAAAGAAATAA
- a CDS encoding glucosamine-6-phosphate deaminase: MKLNLSSQIVLNQIPEEFYRPATAIERSEITRFEKVPTDIFPTIEEGAIDIANHLEADIKKREQEGRKYVMGVGSGSSLTPIFHELIKRHQAGKLSFKNVVVFNAYEYFPLSEENVNRGINQLKERFLNHIDIDVENIFTPDGTIAQNDVQEHCRQYEQHIKELGGLDVILLGIGRMGNIATNEPGSSITSASRLILIDETSREEMKMSFGSQESVPPCSITMGVSTILSARKIFLTAWGEEKAEIIKKTVEGKVSDAIPASFLQTHNDAHVVIDLSAAAKLTRIQHPWLVASCKWTDKLVRSALVWLCQITGKPLLKLTNKDYNENGLSELLALYGSAYNANIKIFNDLQHTITGWPGGKPDADDTYRPERAKPFPKRVIVFSPHPDDDVISMGGTLRRLVQQGHDVHVAYETSGNIAVGDEEVVRFMHFINGFNQLFANEQDEVIKSKYKEIKEFLKNKKEGDIDSQDIRTIKGLIRRGEARTASTFNQIPLDHVHFLDLPFYESGKIEKLPMGEADVNIVRELITKVKPHQIYVAGDLADPHGTHRKCTDAVLAAIDLEKEAKAEWLKDCRVWMYRGAWAEWEIENIEMCVPISPEELRAKRNSILKHQSQMESAPFLGNDERLFWQRSEDRNRGTAKLYDDLGLACYEAMEAFVEYKF; encoded by the coding sequence ATGAAACTGAATTTAAGTTCACAGATTGTACTCAATCAAATACCTGAGGAGTTTTATCGTCCTGCAACAGCTATCGAACGCTCTGAGATAACACGTTTTGAGAAGGTTCCTACTGATATCTTCCCAACTATTGAAGAAGGAGCTATCGACATTGCCAACCATCTTGAGGCAGACATCAAGAAGAGAGAGCAGGAAGGAAGAAAGTATGTTATGGGCGTTGGCTCTGGTTCTTCCCTCACTCCTATCTTCCACGAGCTTATCAAGCGTCATCAAGCTGGTAAGTTGAGTTTCAAGAATGTTGTTGTCTTCAATGCATACGAGTACTTCCCACTGAGTGAAGAAAACGTAAATCGTGGTATCAACCAGCTCAAAGAGCGTTTCTTGAATCATATTGATATTGATGTAGAGAACATCTTTACGCCAGATGGTACTATTGCTCAGAATGACGTACAGGAGCATTGCCGTCAGTACGAGCAACATATTAAGGAGTTAGGTGGTCTTGATGTTATCCTTTTGGGAATTGGCCGTATGGGTAATATCGCTACCAACGAACCAGGGTCAAGCATTACCTCTGCTTCTCGCCTTATCTTGATTGATGAGACATCACGTGAGGAGATGAAGATGAGCTTCGGTTCTCAGGAGTCAGTTCCTCCATGTTCTATCACTATGGGTGTTAGCACTATCCTCTCTGCACGTAAGATCTTCCTTACAGCATGGGGTGAAGAGAAAGCTGAAATTATCAAGAAGACTGTTGAGGGTAAAGTAAGTGATGCTATTCCAGCATCTTTCTTGCAGACACATAACGACGCACATGTTGTTATTGACCTCTCTGCAGCCGCTAAGTTGACACGTATTCAGCATCCTTGGCTTGTTGCTTCATGCAAATGGACAGATAAGTTAGTACGCTCTGCACTTGTTTGGCTTTGCCAGATTACAGGTAAGCCACTTCTCAAGTTGACCAACAAGGACTATAATGAGAATGGCCTTAGCGAACTCCTTGCACTCTATGGTTCTGCATACAATGCAAATATCAAGATCTTCAATGATCTCCAGCATACAATTACAGGTTGGCCAGGTGGTAAACCTGATGCTGACGACACCTATCGTCCAGAACGTGCTAAACCATTCCCAAAGAGAGTGATTGTATTCTCTCCACACCCTGACGATGATGTTATCTCAATGGGTGGTACACTTCGTCGTTTGGTACAGCAGGGACATGACGTTCACGTAGCTTACGAGACATCTGGTAACATTGCTGTAGGTGATGAGGAGGTTGTACGTTTCATGCACTTCATCAATGGTTTCAATCAACTCTTTGCTAATGAGCAAGATGAGGTTATTAAGTCTAAGTACAAAGAGATTAAGGAATTCTTGAAGAACAAGAAGGAAGGAGACATAGACTCACAGGATATCCGTACCATTAAGGGACTTATCCGTCGTGGTGAGGCACGTACTGCTTCAACTTTCAATCAGATTCCTCTCGACCATGTTCACTTCCTCGACCTTCCTTTCTATGAGTCTGGTAAGATTGAGAAACTCCCAATGGGCGAAGCTGACGTGAATATTGTAAGAGAACTCATTACAAAGGTAAAACCTCATCAGATTTATGTAGCTGGTGACTTGGCTGACCCACATGGCACTCACCGTAAGTGTACAGATGCCGTTTTGGCTGCTATCGACCTTGAGAAAGAAGCTAAGGCAGAGTGGTTGAAGGATTGTCGTGTGTGGATGTATCGTGGTGCTTGGGCAGAATGGGAAATTGAGAACATCGAGATGTGTGTTCCTATCAGCCCTGAGGAGCTGCGTGCAAAGCGTAACTCTATCCTCAAACACCAGAGCCAGATGGAAAGTGCGCCATTCCTTGGCAACGACGAACGTCTCTTCTGGCAGCGTTCAGAAGACCGCAACCGTGGTACAGCTAAACTCTATGATGACTTAGGATTGGCTTGCTACGAGGCAATGGAAGCATTTGTTGAATACAAGTTTTAG
- the nagB gene encoding glucosamine-6-phosphate deaminase yields the protein MRLIIEPNYEKLSKWAANYVIERINAAKNQDKPFVLGLPTGSSPEGMYAELVKAYKEGRVSFKNVVTFNMDEYVGLPESHPQSYHSFMAENLFNHIDCPKENIHILNGNAENLEAECQHYEEMIREAGGIDLFLGGIGPDGHIAFNEPGSSLRSRTRIKTLTSDTRIANSRFFDNDPNKVPVHALTVGVGTVMDAKEVLILVNGHNKAEALRAVVEGPLTQKWTISALQMHEHGIIVCDESATDKLTVETYKYFKDIEKENL from the coding sequence ATGAGATTAATCATAGAACCTAACTACGAAAAGTTATCTAAATGGGCAGCAAACTACGTGATTGAGCGTATTAATGCTGCTAAGAATCAAGACAAGCCTTTTGTACTCGGTTTGCCAACTGGTTCTTCACCAGAAGGTATGTATGCTGAGTTGGTAAAGGCTTATAAAGAAGGTAGGGTAAGCTTTAAGAATGTTGTTACATTCAACATGGATGAGTATGTTGGTTTGCCAGAGAGTCACCCACAGAGCTATCACAGCTTTATGGCTGAGAATCTCTTTAACCACATCGACTGTCCAAAGGAGAACATTCATATCTTGAATGGTAATGCAGAGAACCTCGAGGCAGAGTGTCAGCATTATGAGGAGATGATTCGTGAGGCAGGTGGTATCGACCTCTTCTTGGGTGGTATCGGTCCTGATGGTCACATCGCTTTCAACGAACCAGGTTCATCTCTCCGTTCACGCACTCGTATCAAGACATTGACTTCAGATACACGTATTGCAAACTCACGTTTCTTTGACAATGACCCAAATAAGGTTCCTGTACATGCACTGACAGTAGGTGTTGGTACAGTAATGGATGCTAAGGAAGTGTTGATACTTGTAAATGGTCACAACAAGGCAGAAGCTTTGCGTGCTGTTGTAGAAGGTCCACTCACACAGAAGTGGACAATCAGTGCTTTACAGATGCACGAGCACGGTATCATCGTTTGTGATGAAAGTGCAACAGACAAGCTAACAGTAGAAACATACAAATACTTTAAAGACATAGAAAAGGAGAACTTGTAA
- a CDS encoding MFS transporter, which produces MSLNPKNLKEENKMLHSPATWVPTLYFAMGMPFVVLNMVCTLMYKGMGVSDKQIAFWTSLIMLPWTLKPLWSPFLEIYKTKKFFVVLTQLITGVLFALVAFALHLPFFFPVTIAILAVIAMSGATHDIAADGTYMSVLSNEEQARWIGWQGAFYNIAKIAATGGLVYLAGTFIEHFGVTKAWMFIMFIIATIMLVIGCYHIIILPNPKKTTTDSPKTLKESLGELVEVFIDFFKKKHIVYYIFFIILYRFAEGFVMKIVPLFLKASRADQGLGLSEQEIGLCYGTFGAAAFVIGSILAGYYIAWRGLQKSLFSLALVFNIPFIAYTFLAIYQPESLWLIGGAIVMEYFGYGFGFVGLSLFMMQQIAPGKHQMAHYAFASGIMNLGVMLPGMLSGVFSDFLGYRQFFIFVLVCTIPALLVTWFVPFTYTDDTKKEKLEA; this is translated from the coding sequence ATGAGTCTAAACCCTAAGAACCTAAAAGAGGAAAACAAGATGCTGCATAGTCCAGCAACATGGGTTCCTACGCTTTATTTTGCCATGGGTATGCCTTTCGTCGTACTCAATATGGTTTGTACACTAATGTATAAAGGAATGGGGGTATCTGATAAACAGATAGCCTTTTGGACCTCCCTCATCATGCTTCCTTGGACCTTAAAACCGTTATGGAGCCCGTTCTTAGAAATTTATAAGACAAAGAAGTTCTTTGTTGTATTGACACAGTTGATTACAGGTGTGCTTTTTGCATTAGTAGCCTTTGCCCTTCATCTTCCTTTCTTCTTCCCCGTCACAATAGCGATACTTGCTGTTATCGCGATGAGTGGTGCTACACATGACATTGCTGCAGACGGAACCTATATGTCTGTACTCTCAAACGAAGAGCAAGCACGATGGATTGGTTGGCAAGGAGCTTTCTATAACATTGCAAAGATTGCTGCGACTGGAGGATTAGTCTACCTTGCAGGTACGTTTATTGAACATTTCGGAGTAACAAAGGCATGGATGTTTATCATGTTTATTATCGCTACAATCATGTTAGTGATAGGCTGTTACCACATCATTATACTCCCAAATCCAAAGAAGACTACAACTGATTCTCCTAAAACATTAAAAGAATCGTTAGGTGAACTTGTTGAGGTATTTATCGACTTTTTCAAGAAGAAACACATTGTATATTATATCTTCTTCATCATTCTCTATCGCTTTGCTGAAGGATTTGTAATGAAGATTGTTCCTCTCTTCCTCAAGGCATCACGTGCCGACCAAGGTTTAGGATTGAGTGAACAAGAGATTGGACTTTGCTATGGTACTTTTGGTGCTGCTGCCTTTGTTATCGGTTCTATCCTTGCAGGCTATTACATTGCATGGAGAGGATTGCAAAAGAGTCTCTTTTCACTTGCATTGGTTTTCAATATCCCATTCATAGCCTATACATTCTTAGCAATCTATCAACCAGAGAGCCTTTGGTTGATTGGCGGTGCTATCGTAATGGAATATTTCGGCTATGGCTTCGGCTTTGTTGGACTATCCCTCTTTATGATGCAACAGATTGCACCTGGTAAACACCAGATGGCACACTACGCTTTCGCAAGTGGTATTATGAACTTGGGCGTAATGTTACCAGGTATGTTGAGTGGTGTTTTCAGCGATTTCTTGGGTTATCGCCAATTCTTTATCTTCGTATTGGTATGTACTATTCCAGCACTGTTGGTTACATGGTTTGTCCCATTCACCTATACAGATGATACGAAGAAAGAAAAACTTGAAGCATAA
- a CDS encoding alpha-L-fucosidase, translating to MWLNSYSHFFKATIACTSLLFSPVVLPTLHAQEQNVVIINPTDSPAEIVHKAANVVPSARQFNWQRQELTAFLHYGINTYTGREWGDGKESPAIFNPTDLDADQWIRELKAAGFKCAILTCKHHDGFCLWPSAYTEHSVKNSPWKNGKGDVVREVSDACKKYGMDFGVYLSPWDRNSDLYGTEAYNDFFVKQLTELLTQYGKVSEVWFDGACGEGPNGKKQVYDFVRWYELIRKLQPEAVIAVMGPDVRWVGTETGRGREMEWSVVPKDNLDQEAIAKNSQKEVLTAPVGDMMGQDLGSRKKIEKAKSLIWYPAEIDVSIRPGWFYHEDQDSKVKSPKELMDIYFTSVGMNGVLLLNLPPNKEGKLSEADIRSLRGFRQLYANTFTDNLLAKAKVTCVLSEGKGRNVIDDNYDTSVRPKMKDGKAVFSFKLNKPATFNVLSVQEDIRKGQRVEKFSLEVKDAKGNWKKVTEGTTVGHKRLLKFPVETAKEVRLIISEVRAVPTISEIGLYRLRD from the coding sequence ATGTGGCTGAATTCTTATTCCCATTTTTTTAAGGCAACGATAGCTTGTACAAGCTTATTATTCTCGCCGGTAGTTCTTCCAACGCTTCATGCTCAGGAGCAGAACGTTGTAATAATTAATCCGACAGATTCTCCTGCGGAAATTGTTCATAAGGCAGCAAATGTTGTTCCTTCTGCTCGTCAGTTTAATTGGCAGCGTCAGGAACTTACTGCTTTCTTGCATTATGGTATAAACACCTATACTGGTAGAGAGTGGGGTGATGGTAAGGAGTCACCAGCTATCTTCAATCCTACTGACCTTGATGCTGATCAGTGGATACGTGAGTTGAAGGCAGCAGGCTTTAAGTGTGCTATCCTTACTTGTAAGCACCATGATGGTTTCTGTTTGTGGCCATCGGCTTATACAGAACATAGTGTTAAGAACTCTCCATGGAAGAACGGTAAAGGTGATGTTGTACGTGAGGTGAGCGATGCCTGCAAGAAGTATGGTATGGACTTTGGTGTCTATCTCTCTCCTTGGGATCGTAATTCAGATCTTTATGGAACTGAAGCTTATAACGACTTCTTTGTTAAACAGTTGACTGAATTGCTTACACAATATGGTAAGGTAAGTGAAGTGTGGTTTGATGGTGCTTGTGGTGAAGGACCAAATGGTAAGAAGCAGGTGTATGACTTCGTACGTTGGTATGAACTTATTCGTAAGTTACAGCCAGAGGCAGTGATAGCTGTCATGGGACCTGATGTTCGTTGGGTTGGTACAGAGACTGGTCGTGGTCGTGAGATGGAATGGAGTGTTGTTCCAAAGGACAATCTTGATCAGGAAGCTATTGCAAAGAACTCACAGAAGGAAGTACTGACTGCACCTGTTGGTGATATGATGGGGCAAGACCTTGGTAGTCGTAAGAAGATTGAAAAGGCAAAGTCACTTATTTGGTATCCAGCTGAGATTGACGTATCTATCCGTCCGGGATGGTTCTATCATGAGGATCAGGATAGCAAGGTGAAGTCGCCAAAGGAACTGATGGATATCTATTTCACATCTGTCGGAATGAATGGTGTACTCCTCTTGAATCTTCCTCCTAATAAGGAAGGTAAACTTTCTGAGGCTGATATAAGAAGTCTTCGTGGTTTCCGCCAGTTGTATGCAAATACCTTCACTGATAATCTCTTGGCAAAGGCAAAGGTTACTTGTGTGCTTTCAGAGGGTAAGGGTCGCAATGTTATTGACGATAATTATGACACTTCTGTACGTCCAAAGATGAAGGATGGTAAGGCTGTATTCTCATTCAAACTGAATAAACCTGCCACCTTTAATGTCCTTTCTGTGCAAGAGGATATCCGTAAGGGACAGCGTGTGGAGAAGTTCTCACTCGAAGTAAAGGATGCTAAGGGCAACTGGAAGAAAGTAACAGAGGGTACGACCGTTGGTCATAAGCGTTTGTTGAAGTTCCCTGTCGAGACTGCTAAGGAGGTGCGCCTTATCATCAGCGAGGTTCGTGCAGTGCCAACAATCTCTGAAATTGGTTTATACCGATTAAGAGATTAA
- a CDS encoding IS4 family transposase — MNKSTHFIGQPLYVQLLNYFNRDKILSLSQAQGGEHYIKKFDAWHHLVVMLYAVMLRLDSLREIKASLFANVNRFNHLGLKHFPCRSTLSDANKRRDSEIFGSIYMNLYEKYRHELYSDSPNSGQPKWLKNLQIIDSTTISLFSNLVFKGVGRNPKTGKKKGGIKVHTVIFANENVPSDIKFTSAASHDQFALIPERYANEELIAFDRAYINYEKFSELTQRGVIYVTKMKNNLSFERIADTDYQMTTDYGAVRVETILFHKHTKEKDIYHKARKITYQDKTKKGKIRLISLLTNDFQMSAEDIIAIYKRRWQIETLFKQIKQNFPLRYFYGESANAIKIQIWITLIANLLITLVKNKIKRPWSFSGLATMIRILLMSYVSIQSFFEQPHRDWDRLITQVKAPPEELSLF; from the coding sequence ATGAACAAAAGTACACATTTTATCGGACAGCCACTATATGTTCAACTGTTAAACTATTTTAATCGTGATAAAATTCTCTCTCTGAGCCAAGCTCAGGGAGGTGAACACTATATAAAGAAGTTTGATGCATGGCATCATCTTGTTGTCATGCTTTATGCCGTAATGCTGCGTTTAGACTCTCTGCGTGAGATAAAAGCCTCTCTCTTTGCTAATGTTAATCGCTTTAATCATCTTGGTTTAAAGCATTTTCCTTGTCGAAGTACCTTATCAGATGCAAACAAACGTCGAGATTCCGAGATATTCGGTTCGATCTATATGAACCTATATGAGAAATACCGCCATGAGCTTTACTCGGACAGCCCAAATAGTGGACAGCCCAAATGGCTGAAGAATCTACAAATAATAGATTCTACGACAATAAGTCTGTTTTCTAACCTAGTCTTTAAAGGTGTAGGACGTAATCCCAAAACTGGCAAGAAGAAGGGTGGAATAAAAGTACATACAGTGATATTTGCCAATGAGAATGTTCCAAGCGATATCAAGTTCACATCTGCAGCTAGTCATGATCAGTTTGCACTTATCCCAGAACGATATGCCAATGAGGAACTGATTGCTTTTGACCGAGCCTATATAAACTATGAAAAGTTCTCTGAACTGACGCAAAGAGGCGTTATATATGTAACTAAGATGAAAAATAATCTTAGCTTTGAAAGGATTGCTGATACAGATTACCAGATGACTACAGATTATGGAGCTGTACGCGTAGAAACCATTCTCTTCCATAAGCATACAAAGGAAAAAGATATCTACCATAAAGCAAGAAAAATCACATATCAGGATAAGACCAAGAAAGGGAAAATCAGATTAATATCACTGCTGACCAATGATTTTCAGATGTCGGCAGAAGATATTATAGCTATCTATAAGAGACGATGGCAAATAGAAACCTTATTTAAACAAATAAAACAGAATTTCCCGCTAAGATACTTCTATGGAGAGAGTGCGAATGCTATAAAAATACAAATATGGATTACGCTTATAGCCAATCTGCTTATAACCCTAGTGAAGAACAAAATAAAGAGACCTTGGAGCTTCTCAGGCTTGGCAACAATGATAAGAATTCTACTTATGAGTTATGTCTCAATACAGAGTTTCTTTGAGCAGCCACATAGAGACTGGGATAGATTGATTACCCAAGTAAAAGCCCCACCAGAAGAGTTGTCATTATTCTAG